CCAGACCcaacaaatcaaaagaaaGTCTTACATTTTATACGAATATCCGGACTCTTTAAAGAATTATAAAGGATTTTACGAAAGAGACGAAAGAATTCCTAAGGAATCAAAGTCTCTCTAAATcattcaaacaacaaacaacaatctccTTGTGAATTTCAAAACGAAATATCCTGAAATAAAGACTCGaattttcccccttttacAGTTTGGTGTCAGAAGTGGGATAGACCACAAACTTAAGACGTGTTGTGTGTTGAGCGCTAAGACGGGCGCACAACCGCAAAGTGTAAgacgtgtgagtgtgtgtgcaacAAGCGCTAGGACGGGCGCGCACCACAAACTTAAGACGTGTGTGTGGGTTGAGCGTTAAGACGGGCGCACAACCGCCAAGTGTAagacgtgcgtgtgtgtgttaagcGCTAAGACGAGCGCACAACTGCAGAAAGCATTTGGCGCGAGTGTGGTACGCATAACTTTCGCGGAAATGAGTAACACAGAAACACATCCGCCAGCTGTGATGGCTCTGGTGGAAGATTTTACTAAGCTAGGCTTAGTAAAAAAATGCGAAGAACGTGGCTTGACTACAGGCGGCACCAAAGAAGAATTAGCCACGCGTATCGTCAACTATGACGAACAGGCGGAAAGCCTGAATCAAACGGATCTGGCCTCTTATGCGGATGCGGAAGAGACGCAGCGACCGCCGCAGCCAGCACAACCGTATTCCTTTCGAGATATCGAAGAAGGAATCGAACCATTTACCGCCAGAACCAACCAAGATGTTAATCGGTGGCTAAAAAACTTTGATGACGTTAGTGCAATGGTCGGCTGGAACGCTGATCAAAAGCTAATAATGTGTCGCAAGAAAATGAGTGGTGTGGCTCGTAGTTTTCTAGGCACGTAGCCGAGCTTGACAACATACCAAAAATTGCGAAATGCTCTTTCCAACGAATTTGGACGAGCAATGCGAGCAAGTGACGTACACAGAATCCTTTCGACGcggcgaaagagaaaaaatgaaacgtccTTAGAGTTCATCTACTCGATGCAAGAAGTGGCCCAACAAACAAGCTTAGATGAAGCCAGTTTGATCGAGTACATAGCGGATGGACTCACGGAAGACGAAAATCAGCGCGCATTGTTCTACGCAGCAGAAAATTTGGCAGCGCTCAAGGATAAGGTTCGGCTGTTTGAGCGTGCAACCAATAAGAAGACGGAGCCGAAAACCAACAATCGAAAGGAAAGTAGGGTTCAGCGTGTTGTTGAAAGTACgaagaaaaggttttgttATAACTGTGGTGACGTCGGTCACGAATCGCAAAAGTGTCCCTCTAACAAAAGCGGTCCGAAGTGTTTCCAGTGTAGTAAGTTTGGTCATCGCGCGAAAGAGTGCAAGGCGACATCATCCCCGCCCTCAAAAGTACCAAATAACACGCAGGCAAACAATGCATCCGGTTGTTTCAAGTGTGGTCGTATGGGACACATAGCGAAGAATTGCGAGAACATTAATACAGTAGAGTGCTCCGGCGTCCAAAGCGACATGGTAACAACACGTAAATTACCACTaaaatgtgtgtctgtgtatggtAAGGAGTGTCAAGCGCTGATAGACACAGGAAGTGAAGTTTCACTAATAAGAGACgatatttttgagaaattgCCTTCGAACGGCAAGATGTGGACAAATTCGGTGCGAACGTTGAGAGGTTTGGGTGGACAACCACAAAACGGATTCAAAGAAACACAGATCCCTGTTGAGATAGAAGAGCAATCGAAAGACATTCGGTTTACTGTAGTTCCTTTGGAAGCGATTAGTGCACACATGATCATAGGAACGGATTTCTTAAATTCGGTTGAATTTAATATAAACAATAACGGTATTTCAATAACTCCGAAAACGCCCAATGGAGATGGTCAGTGGATCTATAGCATTGATCAAGAAAACCTGAACGAGGTTATAAAATAGGAGATCTAGTGGCAATCAGACGAACGCAGTTTGTGGCCGGGAGAAAGTTGGCCAGTGAATTTATAGGACCTTATGAAATTGTAAAGGTAAATCGTAACGGACGATACAATGTAAAGAAGGCAGCAAATTGTGAAGGCCCTACCCTCACTTCGACAAGTGAAGATTACATCAAATTGTGGGTGTATGCGTCGAACAATGAAATAGAATCTTCGGACGAAGAAGagattgaaattaattgaaatatttagaGCTGCAACTGGTTCGGCAgtagtgattttatttttgttatttattcgtTATTTTTTCCCTGCCCCCCTCTACTCCACCACAGCAAAATGCTTGTCAGTTGTTTTTGACAACCAAGATGCTCGTTTTGAAAGATGTGCCTACGACAAGTTTTACgaggtttatagaaaaaacaaattgatttgtataACGACAGATgtatgatcatgttttacTGGAGTTAACAGAGCACCTTCCTACAGCTCCATACGTTTGCatttgtcgttcgtcgtatacaacaaatcccagagcagcgcctTAGCAGTCCTGTTTCgactcactttttttttagcaatttcGACTCACCATGTACATATGTAAGAATTAGGTTTGACAGCCCTGTAAGGCTATCCGTGACgaaaaaacagtataaaagGAGCTACGAATAGAACGGCAGTCAGTCTCCTTGTGAATAAAACCCGCCACCACTCTGCAGCTTCTGTGGAGTCACAATTACAGTTTCCCATCTTCTCACCAATTGTAACGGATATTCATCTCACCATAAACAATGCAACTTAGACAGCAACATCGATATCATATTATCACCAGACCcaacaaatcaaaagaaaGTCTTACATTTTATACGAATATCCGGACTCTTTAAAGAATTATAAAGGATTTTACGAAAGAGACGAAAGAATTCCTAAGGAATCAAAGTCTCTCTAAATcattcaaacaacaaacaacaatctccTTGTGAATTTCAAAACGAAATATCCTGAAATAAAGACTCGaattttcccccttttacAGTTTGGTGTCAGAAGTGGGATAGACCACAAACTTAAGACGTGTTGTGTGTTGAGCGCTAAGACGGGCGCACAACCGCAAAGTGTAAgacgtgtgagtgtgtgtgcaacAAGCGCTAGGACGGGCGCGCACCACAAACTTAAGACGTGTGTGTGGGTTGAGCGTTAAGACGGGCGCACAACCGCCAAGTGTAagacgtgcgtgtgtgtgttgagcgCTAAGACGAGCGCACAACTGCAGAAAGCATTTGGCGCGAGTGTGGTACGCATAACTTTCGCGGAAATGAGTAACACAGAAACACATCCGCCAGCTGTGATGGCTCTGGTGGAAGATTTTACTAAGCTAGGCTTAGTAAAAAAATGCGAAGAACGTGGCTTGACTACAGGCGGCACCAAAGAAGAATTAGCCACGCGTATCGTCAACTATGACGAACAGGCGGAAAGCCTGAATCAAACGGATCTGGCCTCTTATGCGGATGCGGAAGAGACGCAGCGACCGCCGCAGCCAGCACAACCGTATTCCTTTCGAGATATCGAAGAAGGAATCGAACCATTTACCGCCAGAACCAACCAAGATGTTAATCGGTGGCTAAAAAACTTTGATGACGTTAGTGCAATGGTCGGCTGGAACGCTGATCAAAAGCTAATAATGTGTCGCAAGAAAATGAGTGGTGTGGCTCGTAGTTTTCTAGGCACGTTGCCGAGCTTGACAACATACCAAAAATTGCGAAATGCTCTTTCCAACGAATTTGGACGAGCAATGCGAGCAAGTGACGTACACAGAATCCTTTCGACGcggcgaaagagaaaaaatgaaacgtccTTAGAGTTCATCTACTCGATGCAAGAAGTGGCCCAACAAACAAGCTTAGATGAAGCCAGTTTGATCGAGTACATAGCGGATGGACTCACGGAAGACGAAAATCAGCGCGCATTGTTCTACGCAGCAGAAAATTTGGCAGCGCTCAAGGATAAGGTTCGGCTGTTTGAGCGTGCAACCAATAAGAAGACGGAGCCGAAAACCAACAATCGAAAGGACAGTAGGGTTCAGCGTGTTGTTGAAAGTACgaagaaaaggttttgttATAACTGTGGTGACG
The DNA window shown above is from Anopheles funestus chromosome 3RL, idAnoFuneDA-416_04, whole genome shotgun sequence and carries:
- the LOC125769630 gene encoding uncharacterized protein LOC125769630, with the protein product MSNTETHPPAVMALVEDFTKLGLVKKCEERGLTTGGTKEELATRIVNYDEQAESLNQTDLASYADAEETQRPPQPAQPYSFRDIEEGIEPFTARTNQDVNRWLKNFDDVSAMVGWNADQKLIMCRKKMSGVARSFLGTLPSLTTYQKLRNALSNEFGRAMRASDVHRILSTRRKRKNETSLEFIYSMQEVAQQTSLDEASLIEYIADGLTEDENQRALFYAAENLAALKDKVRLFERATNKKTEPKTNNRKDSRVQRVVESTKKRFCYNCGDVGHESQKCPSNKSGPKCFQCSKFGHRAKECKATSSPPSKVPNNTQANNASGCFKCGRMGHIAKNCENINTVECSGVQSDMVTTRKLPLKCVSVYGKECQALIDTGSEVSLIRDDIFEKLPSNGKMWTNSVRTLRGLGGQPQNGFKETQIPVEIEEQSKDIRFTVVPLEAISAHMIIGTDFLNSVEFNINNNGISITPKTPNGDGQWIYSIDQENLNEVIK